A single region of the Streptomyces sp. NBC_00236 genome encodes:
- a CDS encoding DUF6461 domain-containing protein yields MAADANAGSLDWARAWMCVTFTRGLAPGEVFARYGADPEQARLLGWDAASDLTSGESGDGTVSLLRAGRIGEWAFCVEEDGGIGFGELAELSRGTETYSVATTEGIDVFQHWRDGGCIEYFEPGLEHTRSEPLGPWWDRVEEALAAHEGEGEGEGAGMAPVVALVLDHLGITLSDATLAGPWPSLTLAEDEAPAAPLGNTYAGEGPLPPAVVLDFGPSGGPS; encoded by the coding sequence ATGGCGGCAGACGCGAACGCGGGTTCGCTGGACTGGGCGAGGGCCTGGATGTGCGTCACCTTCACCCGCGGTCTCGCCCCCGGGGAGGTGTTTGCCCGCTACGGGGCCGATCCGGAACAGGCGCGCCTGCTCGGCTGGGATGCAGCCTCGGATCTGACCTCGGGTGAGTCCGGTGACGGGACGGTCTCGCTGCTGCGGGCCGGCAGGATTGGTGAATGGGCCTTCTGCGTCGAGGAGGACGGCGGCATCGGCTTCGGGGAGCTCGCGGAGTTGTCTCGGGGAACCGAGACGTACAGCGTGGCGACGACCGAGGGGATCGACGTCTTCCAGCACTGGCGCGACGGCGGATGCATCGAGTACTTCGAGCCAGGCCTGGAGCACACCCGGTCCGAACCGCTCGGCCCCTGGTGGGATCGAGTGGAAGAGGCGCTCGCCGCACACGAGGGCGAGGGCGAGGGCGAGGGTGCCGGGATGGCGCCGGTGGTGGCCCTCGTCCTCGATCACCTCGGCATCACTCTGAGCGATGCAACTCTCGCGGGGCCTTGGCCCAGCCTGACGCTCGCCGAGGACGAGGCACCAGCGGCACCGCTGGGCAATACGTATGCGGGTGAGGGGCCACTCCCGCCCGCGGTCGTCCTGGACTTCGGACCTTCAGGCGGACCGTCCTGA
- a CDS encoding MerR family transcriptional regulator, whose product MAWSIAEVVRMSGVTSRTLRHYDEIGLLPPAGIGSNGHRYYEEAGLLRLQRILLMRELGLGLREIRRVLDEHTDPVSALREHHRRLREERDRLDTLVRTVERTIAELEEGKDDDMAKINRPENLFEGLEHTAEEDSEVRERWPEAWEESRRARDTMTDADQEAWQREATAQMIRLAEFMVAGTPADDPAVQAETEAHYRGVCRFWTPNAEAYRGLARTYVDDPRMRANFDRIAEGLAAYQHDAMVAYAAARLS is encoded by the coding sequence ATGGCCTGGTCGATCGCGGAGGTGGTGCGGATGTCCGGGGTGACGTCCCGGACGCTGCGGCACTACGACGAGATCGGCCTGCTGCCGCCCGCGGGGATCGGGAGCAACGGGCACCGCTACTACGAGGAGGCCGGACTGCTGCGCCTGCAGCGGATCCTGCTGATGCGGGAACTGGGCCTGGGGCTGCGGGAGATCCGTCGCGTACTGGACGAGCACACCGACCCGGTGAGCGCCCTGCGCGAGCACCACAGGCGGCTGCGCGAGGAGCGTGACCGGCTGGACACGCTCGTCCGCACGGTCGAGCGGACCATCGCCGAACTGGAGGAAGGAAAGGACGACGACATGGCGAAGATCAACAGGCCGGAGAACCTGTTCGAGGGCCTGGAGCACACCGCTGAGGAGGATTCCGAGGTACGCGAGCGCTGGCCGGAGGCGTGGGAGGAGTCCCGCCGGGCCAGGGACACGATGACCGATGCCGACCAGGAGGCGTGGCAGCGCGAGGCCACCGCGCAGATGATCCGGCTCGCGGAGTTCATGGTGGCGGGCACACCGGCCGACGACCCCGCGGTGCAGGCCGAGACGGAAGCGCACTACCGGGGCGTCTGCCGGTTCTGGACGCCGAACGCGGAGGCGTACAGGGGCCTGGCCCGGACCTACGTGGACGACCCGCGGATGCGCGCCAACTTCGACCGGATCGCCGAGGGCCTGGCCGCGTACCAGCACGACGCGATGGTGGCCTACGCCGCGGCCCGCCTGAGCTGA